The sequence below is a genomic window from Nostoc flagelliforme CCNUN1.
AAAGACCTGGATTTTCCATAACGATTCCCCCTGGTAGAACTTGCACTCTTTGGAAGTTCGTTTAGCTTCTTTGCGAACCTCTGCTTACTTATCGGAATCAAAAGTCCATGAATTCTGCAACTTGTTACAAAAATCTATAATTATTGTGTAAATGGTCAGAAGTTAGGCTTTTCAGGCGTTGATGCTGTGACTGGTCAAAAGCAGCGATAAAAAAGTGACGATCAAACCAAAGATATAGCTTCAGTATCAAGGTGGGTGACTTGGAGTATCTCAGAGCGTCAAAACACTTTAACTTATAAGAAAAAAATACCTTTAACTTGAAATTTTAAAAACTTAAATAATGAAAACATAAGTACTTGAGTTATGTGTAAAAAATCACTTTAAACCTATTGCTTTTATCAAGTTAATATCAGAATATTTCAATGGAGTTAGACAAGACATCGCTAATTCCACATCAACATCAATCTGGAATGAAGGAAAGTGACAATGTTAAATACCAAACAAAACTTCAATCAACTTGATGCAACTCTTGCGGTTAAGGAACTTGACAATGAGGTTGCTGCTACCTGTAGCGGAGGTGCTGCATTTTTATACCAAGATGATGGATTTACAGGGCGAAGGCTTAGGTTTAATGAAGGTAGTGATGATCTCGGCGTTTACGGTTTCAACGACGAAACCTCATCTATTGCTATTACAGGGAACAGATCATGGGTATTTTATCCAGACATAAACAACCAAGGTCGTCCTGTAACGCTTCCACCTGGAGAATACAATTTATCCCAGTTACGAGGAAGAAGGATTCAAAACGATACAATTAGCTCTCTCAGACGCATCGATATTCCTGCGTCCAGAAGGATCATTTAGTTCTCTTAGAAGCAGAATTCCTTTGTTGTAGGATTTTTGTTTAGATAGTTAAACAGCCTCAGAGTATTCATCTATTTCTGAGGTTTTTTTACTATCTTAGTTCTCTGTTAAAGCCTTACCGATCACCTCTGCTAATTTGGAAGAACACAAAAACAGAGGAAAAGAGTATCAGTAATCTTTAACGGAAAGGGAGTAATTGTTTATCTTATCTCAAAGGCATTGAATAACTTAGTAATTTAACAATGAAATATCACAGTGTCCTGCAAAATAGCGAAGAAGACTGTGGTGCTGCCTGTCTTGCCACTATTGCCAAACACTACGGACGCACCTTTGCCATTAGTAGAATGCGGGAAGTAGTTGGTACTGGATCGCGAGGAACCAGCCTGCTAGGTTTGAGGCGGGGTGCAGAAACTCTAGGATTTAATACGCGTCAAGTTAAAGCTTCAGTGCAACTGCTTGACGAATTGCATAAAGCCCCTCTACCCGCCATTATTCACTGGAAAGGCTACCACTGGGTCGTTTTATACGGGCAAAAGGGGAAAAAATATGTAATTGCTGACCCTGGTGTAGGCATCCGCTATCTTACCCGCGAGGAGTTGCTCGAAGGGTGGGGTAATGGCATCATGTTGCTGCTAACGCCAGATGAGAGCCGCTTTTATCAGCAATCAGATGATAAAATTGGCGGCTTTGGGCGTTATCTGATGCGGGTTTTACCCTATCGCGCTATTCTCATCCAGGCGATCGCAATTAACATCGTCATCGGACTACTTTCGCTTGTCTCTCCCTTAATGATGCAATTGCTCACTGATGACGTGCTAGTGCGGGGAGATACCCAGCTGCTAACTGTCGTGGCAATTGGGGCGATCGCGATGAGTCTATTTAGCAGTGCGATCGGTTTAGTCCAGTCTCACCTAATTGGTCACTTTGGTCAACGACTGCAATTAGGACTGATTCTAGAATACGGACGACAACTGTTGCGTTTGCCCCTCTCGTACTTTGAAGGACGACGCAGTGGGGAAGTAGTCAGCCGCATTGCCGATGTGAATCACATCAATGAGCTAGTTTCTCAAATTGTCCTCGGTTTACCCAGCCAATTTTTTATTGCCTTGGTTTCCTTGGGCTTCATGCTCTTTTACAGTTGGGGACTGACTTTGGCTTCCCTGGCTGCCTTTATTATTGTCACCCTTGTTAACCTACTTTTTCTCCCAGCTTTGCGCCAGAAAACCCGTAATGCGATCGTGTTGGGTACAGAAAACCAAGGCTTTCTCGTTGAAACTTTTCGCGGTGTCCAGGTGCTAAAAACAACTCTTGCCACTCCCCAAGCTTGGCAAGAGTATCAGGCAAATTATGGTCGGCTTGCTAACTTGGGCTGGAGTATGATGAAGCTGGGGCTTTACAGTGGCACAATTACTAATATTATTTCTACTTTTACTAGTATTGCTTTACTGTGGTTAGGCTCGTATCTAGTAATTAATCGCACCTTAAGTATTGGTCAGTTGCTAGCATTTACTGGTATGAGTGGCAACTTTCTCGGCTTTTTGGGTTCAGT
It includes:
- a CDS encoding peptidase domain-containing ABC transporter produces the protein MKYHSVLQNSEEDCGAACLATIAKHYGRTFAISRMREVVGTGSRGTSLLGLRRGAETLGFNTRQVKASVQLLDELHKAPLPAIIHWKGYHWVVLYGQKGKKYVIADPGVGIRYLTREELLEGWGNGIMLLLTPDESRFYQQSDDKIGGFGRYLMRVLPYRAILIQAIAINIVIGLLSLVSPLMMQLLTDDVLVRGDTQLLTVVAIGAIAMSLFSSAIGLVQSHLIGHFGQRLQLGLILEYGRQLLRLPLSYFEGRRSGEVVSRIADVNHINELVSQIVLGLPSQFFIALVSLGFMLFYSWGLTLASLAAFIIVTLVNLLFLPALRQKTRNAIVLGTENQGFLVETFRGVQVLKTTLATPQAWQEYQANYGRLANLGWSMMKLGLYSGTITNIISTFTSIALLWLGSYLVINRTLSIGQLLAFTGMSGNFLGFLGSVIGLVDEFITAQIVIQRLTEVIDATPEDDKDEKKPWAELKGNIDITCTNLNFHHAGRVDLLQDFSLIIPGGQVVALIGKSGCGKSTLAKLLAGLYVLQSGNIRYGIYNQQDLSMECLRQQVVLVPQEPHFWSRSILENFRFSYPQIGFEQIVQACEIAGADEFISKLPDKYQTVLGEFGANLSGGQRQRLAIARAIVTDPPILILDESTGALDPVSEAQLLDRLLSHRLGKTTIMISHRPKVIGRADWIVLLEEGRLKIQGTPEALRHQAGEHLDFLDSVEPFTNGLVPKSSNSNGKFSTIIN
- a CDS encoding beta/gamma crystallin-related protein, with product MLNTKQNFNQLDATLAVKELDNEVAATCSGGAAFLYQDDGFTGRRLRFNEGSDDLGVYGFNDETSSIAITGNRSWVFYPDINNQGRPVTLPPGEYNLSQLRGRRIQNDTISSLRRIDIPASRRII